The Tautonia plasticadhaerens nucleotide sequence GCCGACTCCGGCCTGCTGGTCAAGACCAAGCGGGTCGTCCAGACGCCGATGGGGGAGATCCCCGTCGAGTCGTTCCTGGGAGACTACAAGGAGGTCGACGGCATCACGATGCCGTTCTCGAGCACCGAGAAGCTCGTCGGCCAGGAGGTCAAGACGACGATCGAGGCGGTCGAACACGGCGTCGACTTCCCCGAAGGGACCTTCGCCGTGCCCGACTCGCTCCAGAAGTGAGCCGGTGGGCCGGGCCCCCGACCCGGGCCGATCGGGGGCGGCCCCCGACCCGAGAACCGTCCTCCTCGCCCCACCCCGCCCCCGATCGCCGGGGCGGGGCAGGGGAGGCGGGGCCGCCCGGCCGACCGCCCGGGCCCCTTCCGTCCCTCCGACATCGCGACCGGCACGGGAGTTGAATGGTCAAGTCCCCGTGCCCCCGCCCGAGGCGCGTGCAGGGCAGTCCGCCCGGGGTCGGGCGATGTCCGAGGCCGGCAGGAGTGCCCACCAATGACCTTCCGAGAAACCCTGGAGCAGCACCTTCGGGCCCTCAAGGAACGCGACCTCGACGCCCTGATCGCCACGCTCCCCGACGACGAGCTGACCCAGATCTCGGCCGACGGCCGCCTCGTCCGATCGGTCGACGAGTTCGTCCGCCGCCACCGGGACTGGTTCTCCTCCCCCTCCTGGACGCTGGAGACCCGGCTGGAGG carries:
- a CDS encoding YybH family protein — its product is MTFRETLEQHLRALKERDLDALIATLPDDELTQISADGRLVRSVDEFVRRHRDWFSSPSWTLETRLEELTEADALGLAVVHLTCRDEPPDGDRVVTQGFLTLAFARQDDRWVMFHDQTTPTRPRTDPAG